The following are encoded in a window of Methylocystis rosea genomic DNA:
- the rpsA gene encoding 30S ribosomal protein S1 — translation MSATTDRAPTREDFAALLDESYGQNEAFEGSVIKGRVVAIEKDVAVIDIGLKTEGRVAIKEFTGYGRDPAPQVGEEVEVYLERVENALGEAVISRDKARREESWVKLEKAFETNEKVEGVIFNQVKGGFTVDLDGAVAFLPRSQVDIRPIRDVGPLMNVPQPFHILKMDRRRGNIVVSRRTVLEESRAEQRHEIVANLEEGQVIDGVVKNITDYGAFVDLGGIDGLLHVTDIAWRRVNHPSEVLTIGQTVKVKIIKINHETHRISLGMKQLLEDPWQGIEAKYPISARFHGRVTNITDYGAFVELEPGIEGLVHVSEMSWTKKNVHPGKIVSTSQEVDVQVLEVDPVKRRISLGLKQCLQNPWEAFAEKHPVGSTVSGEVKNKTEFGLFIGLDGDVDGMVHLSDLDWNRPGEQVIEEYKKGDMINAQVLDVDVEKERISLGVKQLAGDPFASVSAEEGGELRKGLVITCEVIEVKDSGIDVKIAGTDLSTFIKRSELARDRADQRPERFAVGEKVDARVTLFDRKARKVSVSIKALEVAEEKEAIAQYGSADSGASLGDILGAALKAREETPKKAKKDEEE, via the coding sequence ATGTCCGCCACGACCGATCGCGCGCCTACGCGCGAAGATTTCGCCGCTCTGCTTGATGAGAGCTATGGCCAGAACGAGGCCTTCGAAGGTTCCGTCATCAAGGGCCGCGTCGTCGCCATCGAAAAGGATGTCGCCGTCATCGACATCGGCCTCAAGACCGAGGGCCGCGTCGCCATCAAGGAATTCACCGGCTATGGCCGGGACCCCGCCCCCCAAGTGGGCGAAGAAGTCGAAGTCTACCTGGAGCGCGTCGAGAACGCGCTCGGCGAAGCTGTCATTTCGCGCGACAAGGCGCGCCGCGAAGAGAGCTGGGTCAAGCTCGAAAAGGCCTTCGAGACCAATGAAAAGGTCGAGGGCGTCATCTTCAATCAGGTCAAGGGCGGCTTCACCGTCGACCTCGACGGCGCCGTGGCCTTTCTGCCGCGCAGCCAGGTCGACATTCGTCCGATCCGCGACGTCGGCCCGCTGATGAACGTGCCGCAGCCGTTCCACATCCTGAAGATGGACCGCCGACGCGGCAATATCGTCGTCTCGCGCCGCACCGTGCTCGAAGAGAGCCGCGCCGAGCAGCGCCACGAGATCGTCGCCAACCTCGAAGAGGGACAGGTGATCGACGGCGTCGTGAAGAACATCACCGACTACGGCGCCTTCGTCGATCTCGGCGGCATCGACGGCCTGCTGCATGTCACCGACATCGCCTGGCGGCGCGTCAATCATCCGTCCGAGGTGCTGACCATCGGTCAGACCGTCAAGGTGAAGATCATCAAGATCAATCACGAGACGCACCGCATCTCGCTCGGCATGAAGCAGCTCCTCGAGGATCCCTGGCAGGGCATCGAGGCGAAATATCCGATCAGCGCCAGGTTCCACGGCCGCGTGACCAACATCACCGACTACGGCGCTTTCGTCGAACTGGAGCCTGGCATCGAAGGCCTCGTCCACGTCTCGGAAATGAGCTGGACGAAAAAGAACGTCCATCCCGGCAAGATCGTCTCGACGAGCCAGGAAGTCGACGTTCAGGTGCTCGAGGTCGATCCGGTCAAACGTCGAATTTCGCTGGGCCTCAAGCAGTGCCTGCAGAATCCTTGGGAGGCCTTCGCCGAGAAGCATCCGGTCGGCTCGACCGTCTCGGGCGAAGTGAAGAACAAGACCGAGTTCGGGCTCTTCATCGGGCTCGACGGCGACGTGGACGGCATGGTCCATCTGTCGGACCTCGACTGGAACCGTCCCGGCGAGCAGGTCATCGAGGAGTATAAGAAGGGCGACATGATCAACGCCCAGGTCCTCGATGTCGACGTGGAGAAGGAGCGCATTTCGCTTGGCGTCAAGCAGCTCGCAGGCGATCCGTTCGCTTCCGTCAGCGCCGAAGAAGGCGGCGAGCTCAGAAAGGGCCTTGTCATCACCTGCGAGGTGATCGAGGTGAAGGATTCCGGCATCGACGTAAAGATCGCCGGCACCGATCTCTCCACCTTCATCAAGCGCAGCGAACTCGCTCGCGACCGCGCCGACCAGCGTCCTGAACGGTTCGCCGTCGGCGAGAAAGTCGACGCCCGCGTGACGCTGTTCGACCGCAAGGCCCGCAAGGTCTCCGTCTCGATCAAGGCGCTCGAAGTCGCTGAAGAGAAGGAGGCCATCGCGCAATATGGCTCGGCCGACTCCGGCGCTTCGCTGGGCGACATCCTTGGCGCGGCGCTCAAAGCCCGCGAAGAGACGCCCAAGAAAGCCAAGAAGGACGAGGAAGAGTAA
- the rpsD gene encoding 30S ribosomal protein S4, with amino-acid sequence MTKRAESKYKLDRRLGQNIWGRPKSPVNRREYGPGQHGQRRKGKLSDYGTQLKAKQKLKGYYGNISEKQFRKYYAEAIRLKGDSGDNLIGLLERRLDAVVYRAKFVPTVFAARQFVNHGHIRVNGKRVNIPSYQVKVGDVIEVKEASKQAVTVLEAVQLAERDAPEYYDVDHSKMTAKLVRVPHATEVPYPVQMEPNLVIEFYSR; translated from the coding sequence GTGACGAAGCGCGCAGAATCAAAATATAAGCTCGACCGCCGCCTCGGCCAGAACATCTGGGGCCGCCCGAAGAGCCCGGTTAACCGCCGCGAATATGGCCCCGGACAGCACGGACAGCGGCGCAAGGGCAAGCTCTCCGACTATGGCACGCAGCTCAAAGCCAAGCAGAAGCTCAAGGGCTACTACGGCAATATTTCCGAAAAGCAGTTTCGCAAATATTATGCGGAAGCGATCCGCTTGAAGGGCGACTCCGGCGACAATCTGATCGGCCTTTTGGAGCGGCGCCTTGACGCGGTCGTCTATCGCGCGAAATTCGTGCCGACGGTTTTCGCCGCGCGCCAGTTCGTCAATCACGGCCACATCCGCGTCAATGGCAAGCGCGTCAACATTCCGTCTTATCAGGTGAAGGTCGGCGACGTGATCGAGGTGAAGGAAGCCTCGAAACAGGCCGTGACCGTGCTCGAGGCGGTTCAGCTCGCCGAGCGCGACGCGCCGGAATATTACGACGTCGACCACTCCAAGATGACCGCGAAGCTCGTCCGGGTGCCGCATGCGACGGAGGTGCCCTATCCGGTGCAAATGGAGCCGAACCTCGTCATCGAGTTCTATTCGCGCTAA
- a CDS encoding DsbA family protein has product MPFAFIMPRRGFLVGAACALLAAMPALAEKSASGKVAIDELMAPNALPDVVEGAADAPVTIVEYASMTCSHCAAFHHDVYPELKKNYIDTGKAKFILREFPLDPLATAAFMLARELGDKRDATVDLLFSQQKNWAFSDKPLDGLANVLKQAGLGQEKFEAVLKDQTLYENVNKVRNRAAEKFGVNSTPTFFVNGDKYTGEIGVEDWEKIITSKTAAK; this is encoded by the coding sequence ATGCCCTTCGCTTTTATTATGCCCCGTCGTGGTTTCCTTGTCGGCGCCGCCTGCGCGCTCCTCGCCGCAATGCCCGCCCTTGCCGAAAAGTCTGCTTCGGGCAAGGTCGCAATTGACGAGCTGATGGCGCCGAACGCTCTGCCGGACGTGGTGGAAGGCGCGGCGGACGCTCCCGTGACGATCGTCGAATATGCTTCGATGACGTGCAGCCACTGCGCGGCGTTCCATCACGACGTGTATCCGGAGCTGAAGAAGAACTACATCGACACGGGCAAGGCGAAATTCATTTTGCGGGAGTTTCCGCTCGATCCGCTCGCGACGGCCGCCTTCATGCTGGCGCGCGAACTCGGCGACAAGCGCGACGCGACGGTCGATCTTCTGTTTTCGCAGCAGAAGAATTGGGCCTTCTCCGACAAGCCGCTGGACGGCTTGGCCAATGTCTTGAAACAGGCTGGGCTCGGCCAGGAGAAGTTCGAGGCCGTCTTAAAGGATCAGACGCTTTACGAGAACGTCAATAAGGTGCGTAATCGCGCCGCCGAGAAATTTGGCGTCAACTCGACGCCGACCTTCTTCGTCAATGGCGACAAATACACCGGCGAGATCGGCGTCGAGGACTGGGAAAAGATCATCACGTCGAAAACCGCAGCGAAGTAA
- the recR gene encoding recombination mediator RecR gives MAEKVAGPEIEKLVQLLAKLPGLGPRSARRAALHLIRKREELLAPLAEAMRVAQERIVVCSVCGNIDTSDPCTICRDARRDGSILVVVETVADLWALERAGLLNARYHVLGGVLSPLDGVGPDDLAIASLVARVRGEETREVVLAVNATVDGQTTAHYIADVLSPSGVKVTRLAHGVPVGGELDYLDEGTLAAALERRTAF, from the coding sequence ATGGCGGAAAAGGTGGCCGGTCCCGAGATCGAAAAACTCGTGCAGCTCCTGGCCAAATTGCCCGGGCTTGGTCCGCGGTCGGCGCGGCGCGCGGCGCTGCATCTCATCCGCAAACGCGAAGAACTGCTGGCGCCGCTCGCCGAAGCGATGCGCGTCGCGCAGGAGCGCATCGTCGTTTGCTCGGTCTGCGGAAATATCGATACGAGCGATCCCTGCACGATCTGCCGCGACGCGCGCCGCGACGGGTCGATCCTGGTTGTCGTCGAGACGGTCGCCGACCTATGGGCGCTGGAGCGGGCAGGGCTGCTCAACGCGCGCTATCACGTGCTCGGCGGCGTGCTGTCGCCGCTTGACGGCGTCGGCCCGGACGATCTCGCCATCGCCAGCCTCGTCGCGCGTGTGCGCGGAGAGGAGACTCGCGAAGTCGTGCTTGCGGTCAACGCAACGGTCGACGGCCAGACGACCGCGCATTACATCGCCGATGTGCTGTCGCCGTCCGGCGTGAAGGTGACGCGGCTCGCCCACGGCGTGCCGGTCGGCGGCGAACTCGACTATCTCGATGAGGGAACGCTAGCGGCGGCGCTGGAGCGGCGTACCGCGTTCTAG
- a CDS encoding YbaB/EbfC family nucleoid-associated protein, whose protein sequence is MMDFMGLMKQAQQMQAKMAEAQLELEQTVVEGEAGGGMVRVALTAKGGMKSISIDQSLLTPDEKEILQDLILTAHMQARAKAEEAMAEKMKALTGGLPLPPGFKLPF, encoded by the coding sequence ATGATGGACTTCATGGGCCTGATGAAGCAGGCGCAGCAGATGCAGGCCAAAATGGCCGAAGCGCAGTTGGAGCTCGAACAGACGGTCGTCGAAGGCGAGGCGGGCGGCGGCATGGTGAGGGTCGCGCTTACCGCAAAAGGCGGGATGAAAAGCATCTCCATCGACCAGAGTCTGCTGACGCCCGACGAGAAGGAAATTCTTCAAGACCTGATCCTCACGGCCCACATGCAGGCGCGCGCCAAAGCCGAGGAGGCCATGGCTGAAAAAATGAAAGCGCTCACCGGCGGGCTGCCGTTGCCGCCGGGCTTCAAACTGCCGTTTTGA
- a CDS encoding DNA polymerase III subunit gamma/tau has product MDHEHDPPRPSLAPDDGPSLFGADQAPPSAYRVLARKYRPTTFVDLIGQEPMVRTLENAFDLNRIHQAYLLTGVRGVGKTTTARILARAFNYELPAGDGRPAINQPTIHMEELGVHCQAIIDSRHVDVLEMDAASHTGIDDIREIIDNARYRPVMARTKVYIIDEVHMLSKAAFNGLLKTLEEPPEHVKFIFATTEIDKVPVTVRSRCQRFDLRRIDAGLLANHLLGVCKAEGVAIEPDALAMIARAAEGSARDALSLLDQAIAYGAAHSAGGAIAAEDLRLMLGVADKARIIDLFEAAMSGDIAKAIAILEDQYNGGADPAQVLLELAEFTHLATRLKLAPETAQSAALTPEEKRRGEEAATRLSVPALTRAWQILMKGVDELRGSQRPLAAADMVLVRLAYAADMPSPAEALRRLGLGESASSANSGAPSTRNAGPAGGGAALQGRGGGQALAPAPRSAAPQPSIAPSPRSAAPEPRIIIESFDALVALAAQKRDMRLKIGLESEVRLVRFEQGRIEFELAPGGARELASTLMQRLQAWTGERWMVSVVASGGTPTLKEQRDAEERQRRSSLESDPLVASVLARFPGAQIVAVRGRDEGAASAETLYDDATPIEEDDGDAQ; this is encoded by the coding sequence ATGGACCACGAGCACGATCCGCCGAGGCCATCGCTGGCGCCCGATGACGGGCCTTCGCTGTTTGGCGCCGATCAGGCGCCGCCGTCGGCCTATCGCGTGCTGGCGCGCAAATATCGACCGACCACCTTCGTAGACCTGATCGGCCAAGAGCCGATGGTGCGCACGCTCGAAAACGCCTTCGATCTCAACCGAATTCATCAGGCCTATCTGCTGACCGGCGTGCGCGGCGTCGGCAAGACGACGACCGCGCGCATTCTCGCGCGCGCGTTCAACTATGAACTGCCGGCGGGAGACGGGCGGCCCGCGATCAATCAGCCGACGATTCATATGGAGGAGCTCGGCGTCCACTGTCAGGCGATTATCGACTCGCGCCATGTCGACGTGCTCGAAATGGACGCCGCCTCGCACACGGGCATCGACGACATCCGAGAGATCATCGACAACGCCCGTTACCGCCCGGTCATGGCGCGGACCAAGGTTTACATCATCGACGAAGTGCACATGCTCTCGAAGGCCGCGTTCAACGGTCTCTTAAAGACGCTTGAAGAGCCGCCCGAGCATGTGAAGTTCATCTTCGCGACGACCGAAATCGACAAGGTGCCGGTGACGGTGCGTTCGCGCTGCCAGCGCTTTGATCTGCGCCGCATCGACGCCGGTCTGCTCGCTAATCACCTGCTTGGCGTATGCAAGGCCGAGGGCGTCGCGATCGAGCCGGATGCGCTCGCCATGATCGCGCGCGCCGCGGAAGGCTCGGCCCGCGACGCGCTGTCCTTGCTCGATCAGGCGATCGCCTATGGCGCGGCGCATTCTGCGGGCGGCGCGATCGCCGCCGAGGATCTGCGGCTGATGCTCGGCGTCGCCGACAAGGCGCGAATCATCGATCTTTTCGAAGCGGCGATGTCGGGCGATATCGCCAAGGCGATCGCTATTCTCGAAGATCAGTATAATGGCGGCGCCGATCCGGCGCAGGTGCTGCTCGAACTCGCCGAATTCACGCATCTCGCGACGCGCCTGAAGCTTGCGCCGGAGACCGCCCAGTCGGCGGCGCTGACGCCCGAAGAGAAACGCCGCGGCGAAGAGGCCGCAACGCGCCTCTCGGTTCCTGCGCTCACGCGCGCCTGGCAGATCTTGATGAAAGGCGTTGATGAATTGCGCGGCTCGCAGCGACCGTTGGCGGCCGCCGACATGGTGCTGGTCAGGCTCGCTTACGCCGCCGACATGCCGTCGCCGGCGGAGGCGCTGCGGCGCCTGGGTTTGGGCGAGAGCGCATCGAGCGCCAACTCCGGGGCGCCCTCGACACGAAACGCAGGGCCTGCCGGCGGCGGCGCTGCGCTGCAAGGGCGCGGCGGCGGCCAGGCGCTCGCGCCCGCGCCGCGCTCCGCAGCGCCTCAGCCTTCTATAGCGCCGTCGCCAAGATCTGCGGCGCCGGAGCCAAGAATCATCATCGAAAGCTTCGATGCGCTTGTGGCGCTTGCCGCGCAGAAACGTGACATGCGCCTCAAGATCGGGCTCGAATCCGAAGTGCGGCTGGTGCGGTTTGAACAGGGGCGGATCGAGTTCGAACTCGCGCCGGGCGGCGCGCGTGAACTGGCGTCGACCTTGATGCAGAGGCTTCAGGCCTGGACCGGCGAGCGCTGGATGGTGTCAGTCGTCGCCTCGGGCGGCACGCCGACGCTCAAGGAACAGCGTGATGCTGAAGAGCGCCAACGCCGTTCCTCGCTTGAATCGGATCCGCTCGTCGCGAGCGTGCTCGCGCGTTTTCCCGGCGCGCAGATCGTGGCCGTGCGGGGCAGGGACGAGGGCGCAGCGTCCGCCGAAACGCTCTATGATGACGCGACGCCAATCGAGGAAGACGACGGAGACGCGCAATGA
- a CDS encoding ATP phosphoribosyltransferase regulatory subunit: protein MRLNAVTATSAEREATSLAAILAHFAREGFARCEPRLLQPAHVFLDRSGEDFRGRLYLTSDGSGAEFCLRPEYTIPVCLDYLASARAGDPAAYAYGGSIFRAPEHGATGDGEFLQAGLESFGRQDREAADAEILAASLDAAAAAGARALKVLIGDAGLVAAFLEGLEMPPVWRRRLAAGHARGQRLSDIFASPERNGGSEQSGVLAALTKVDPSDARRLVEDLLSIAGITAVGGRSAAEIAERFLDQATLAEGAGVSNETRALAETFFTIEGAPESASAAMRRLAADAQLDLSAALDAFDARAEAISARGLTVHEIRFSASFARHLDYYTGFVFEARHSSDGAPVIGGGRYDRLLKTLGAASDIPAVGAAIWIDRLSPSAREV from the coding sequence TTGCGCTTGAACGCCGTCACCGCCACTTCAGCAGAACGCGAAGCTACGAGCCTTGCGGCCATTCTCGCGCATTTCGCGCGCGAGGGATTCGCGCGCTGCGAGCCGCGTCTCCTGCAGCCCGCGCATGTCTTTCTCGACCGCTCGGGCGAGGATTTCCGCGGCCGGCTTTATCTGACGAGCGATGGCTCAGGCGCCGAATTTTGCCTGCGGCCGGAATATACGATTCCGGTCTGCCTCGATTATCTCGCCTCCGCCCGGGCCGGCGATCCGGCGGCATATGCTTACGGCGGCTCGATCTTTCGCGCGCCTGAACATGGCGCGACCGGCGACGGCGAATTTCTTCAGGCTGGGCTGGAGAGCTTCGGCCGCCAGGACCGCGAAGCCGCGGACGCCGAAATTCTCGCCGCTTCGCTCGACGCCGCGGCGGCGGCCGGCGCGAGGGCGCTCAAGGTTCTGATCGGCGACGCCGGGCTCGTCGCCGCCTTCCTCGAAGGGCTTGAGATGCCGCCGGTCTGGCGCCGGCGTCTGGCGGCCGGGCACGCGCGCGGCCAGAGGCTATCCGATATTTTTGCCTCGCCCGAACGCAATGGCGGATCGGAACAGTCGGGCGTATTGGCGGCGCTGACGAAAGTCGACCCGTCCGATGCGCGCCGTCTCGTCGAGGACTTGCTGTCCATCGCCGGCATCACCGCCGTCGGCGGCCGCAGCGCGGCTGAAATCGCGGAACGCTTTCTCGATCAAGCGACGCTCGCCGAAGGCGCGGGCGTTTCCAACGAGACGCGCGCGCTGGCGGAGACTTTTTTCACCATCGAAGGCGCGCCCGAGTCAGCTTCCGCAGCCATGCGCCGGCTGGCCGCCGACGCGCAGCTCGACCTCTCCGCCGCGCTGGACGCGTTTGATGCGCGCGCAGAGGCCATTAGCGCGCGCGGCCTCACGGTTCACGAGATCCGCTTTTCGGCAAGCTTTGCGCGTCATCTCGACTATTACACGGGCTTCGTTTTCGAGGCCCGCCACTCCAGCGACGGCGCGCCGGTGATCGGCGGCGGACGTTACGACCGACTGCTCAAAACGCTCGGCGCGGCGTCGGACATACCGGCTGTCGGCGCCGCCATCTGGATAGACCGTCTTTCCCCGAGCGCGAGAGAAGTATGA
- the hisG gene encoding ATP phosphoribosyltransferase, translating into MAPAQKLIIASPSKGRLQENAAAFFARAGLELTQGRGARDYRGAVAGVEGAEVAYLSASEITRRLALGEAHLGVTGEDLVREEIADADNKVELLAPLGFGAANVVVAVPQAWIDVRYMSDLADVADGFRARHGRGLRVATKYINTTRRFFAAHDVSDYRIVESSGATEGAPAAGSADLIVDITTTGATLAANALKIIEDGVILRSQANLVASLTAPWNNAAREAARVILSRIAAEEEARTTRDVRASLPTPSEHILREAEANFGAGLREMSDESATFSCPAKQVAALADWLIARGAKSVTSARLDYIFQAENALWSRLAARLG; encoded by the coding sequence ATGGCCCCCGCGCAAAAACTCATTATCGCTTCCCCGTCAAAAGGCCGGCTGCAGGAGAACGCCGCCGCCTTCTTCGCACGCGCCGGCCTGGAGCTGACTCAAGGCCGCGGCGCGCGCGACTATCGCGGCGCCGTCGCCGGAGTCGAAGGCGCGGAAGTCGCCTATCTCTCCGCTTCCGAGATCACGCGCCGTCTGGCCTTGGGCGAAGCCCATCTCGGCGTCACCGGCGAAGATCTGGTGCGCGAGGAGATCGCCGACGCCGACAACAAAGTGGAGCTTCTCGCGCCGCTCGGCTTTGGCGCCGCCAATGTCGTCGTCGCGGTTCCGCAAGCCTGGATCGACGTGCGCTATATGAGCGATCTCGCCGACGTCGCCGATGGATTTCGCGCACGCCACGGCCGCGGGCTGCGGGTCGCGACGAAATACATCAATACGACGCGGCGCTTCTTTGCCGCTCATGACGTATCGGACTATCGCATCGTCGAGAGCTCCGGCGCCACTGAAGGCGCGCCCGCCGCAGGCTCCGCCGATCTCATCGTCGACATCACGACGACAGGCGCGACGCTCGCAGCGAACGCGCTGAAGATCATCGAGGACGGCGTCATTCTACGCTCGCAGGCCAATCTCGTCGCCTCGCTGACGGCGCCGTGGAACAATGCGGCGCGCGAAGCCGCGCGCGTCATTCTCTCCCGCATCGCGGCGGAAGAAGAAGCGCGCACGACACGCGACGTGCGCGCAAGTCTGCCAACGCCGAGCGAACATATCCTGCGAGAGGCTGAGGCAAACTTCGGCGCCGGATTGCGCGAAATGAGCGACGAGTCAGCGACGTTCTCCTGTCCGGCGAAACAGGTGGCGGCGCTCGCCGACTGGCTCATCGCGCGAGGCGCCAAAAGCGTCACCAGCGCGCGGCTCGATTATATCTTTCAGGCGGAGAACGCCTTGTGGAGCAGGCTGGCGGCGCGGCTTGGGTAA
- a CDS encoding histone deacetylase family protein has protein sequence MAGERHAANLTRRAAIAGAGACLAFGARAATASTLLVTHPAGLAHDMGPAHVERPERLRAILHALDDARFAGLMRAEAPLAAQEALLRAHSFEHLARLAKSAPADGYARIGPDVAMNGATHEAALRAAGGALSAVDAVMRGDAKNAFVAMRPPGHHATRDAPMGFCFFNNAAVAALHARTAHGASRVAIVDFDVHHGNGVQEIFWSDRNMLYASTHQMPLYPGTGAVSETGAHDTIVNAPLAKGDGGAQFREALNSRILPRLDAFSPDLIILCAGFDAHLHDPLGGLRFVAEDFRDVTLRVMEIAARRCKGRIVSLLEGGYRPEDLAHSAAAHVGALMEA, from the coding sequence ATGGCCGGAGAACGTCACGCCGCCAATCTTACGCGCCGAGCGGCGATCGCCGGCGCTGGCGCATGCCTCGCCTTCGGCGCGCGAGCCGCGACGGCCTCGACCCTGCTCGTCACGCACCCTGCGGGGTTGGCGCATGACATGGGGCCGGCGCATGTTGAGCGGCCGGAACGCCTTCGCGCCATTCTCCACGCGCTTGACGACGCGCGCTTCGCGGGCCTCATGCGCGCCGAAGCGCCTTTAGCGGCGCAGGAAGCTTTGTTGCGCGCGCATAGTTTTGAACACCTCGCGCGTCTCGCGAAATCGGCTCCCGCAGACGGCTATGCGCGCATCGGTCCCGACGTCGCCATGAACGGCGCCACGCATGAAGCGGCGTTGCGCGCCGCGGGCGGCGCTCTCTCGGCCGTCGATGCGGTGATGCGCGGCGACGCCAAGAACGCTTTCGTCGCCATGCGGCCGCCGGGCCATCATGCGACTCGCGATGCGCCGATGGGCTTTTGCTTTTTCAACAACGCCGCCGTGGCGGCCTTGCATGCGCGAACGGCCCATGGCGCCTCGCGCGTCGCCATCGTCGATTTTGACGTGCATCACGGCAATGGCGTCCAGGAGATTTTCTGGAGCGATCGAAACATGCTTTACGCTTCGACGCATCAGATGCCGCTCTATCCCGGGACTGGGGCGGTGAGCGAGACCGGCGCGCATGACACGATCGTCAACGCGCCGCTCGCAAAGGGCGACGGCGGCGCGCAATTTCGCGAGGCGCTCAATTCGCGCATTCTGCCGCGGCTCGATGCTTTCTCGCCCGATCTCATCATTCTTTGCGCCGGCTTCGATGCGCATCTCCACGATCCGCTCGGCGGATTAAGATTCGTCGCCGAAGATTTCAGGGACGTCACGCTGCGCGTGATGGAGATCGCCGCGCGCCGCTGCAAGGGACGCATCGTCTCACTGCTCGAGGGCGGCTATCGACCTGAAGATCTCGCGCACAGCGCTGCGGCGCATGTAGGCGCCTTGATGGAAGCGTGA
- the ada gene encoding bifunctional DNA-binding transcriptional regulator/O6-methylguanine-DNA methyltransferase Ada — MQTNDMTQANALDLDETRWAAVVARDPRRDGDFYYCVETTGVYCRPSCPSRPAKRANVRFCATAAEAERAGFRPCRRCRPEAPSQQERDAEKIARACRMIEAAEAPPTLAQLARAAGLSPYHFHRLFSRISGVTPKAYAQAHRRARLQEALKESQTVTDAIYGAGYNSSARFYAKAQETLGMTAGAYRAGAPRETIRFAIGQSSLGAVLVAASTKGVCAISLGDDPEDLLRDLQHRFPRASLIGGDESFERYVAAAVGMVERPQSSFDLPLDMRGTAFQQRVWAALRDIPAGETASYAEIAKRIGAPTATRAVAGACAANPVSLAVPCHRVVRSDGALSGYYWGVERKRELLERERKP, encoded by the coding sequence ATGCAGACGAACGACATGACCCAGGCAAATGCACTCGACCTCGACGAGACGCGCTGGGCTGCGGTTGTCGCGCGCGATCCGCGCCGCGACGGCGACTTTTACTATTGCGTCGAAACGACCGGCGTCTATTGCCGCCCTTCCTGCCCCTCTCGCCCGGCGAAGCGCGCCAATGTGCGCTTTTGCGCCACGGCCGCCGAAGCGGAGCGGGCAGGTTTTCGTCCCTGCCGCCGCTGCCGGCCGGAGGCGCCATCTCAGCAAGAGCGGGACGCGGAGAAGATCGCCCGCGCCTGCAGAATGATCGAAGCGGCGGAAGCGCCGCCGACGCTTGCGCAGCTGGCCCGCGCCGCCGGGCTTAGCCCCTATCACTTCCACCGACTTTTTTCGCGCATTTCCGGCGTCACGCCCAAAGCCTATGCGCAGGCGCATCGGCGCGCGCGCCTACAAGAAGCACTGAAGGAAAGCCAGACAGTGACCGATGCAATCTATGGCGCAGGCTATAATTCGAGCGCGCGGTTCTACGCGAAGGCGCAGGAAACGTTGGGCATGACGGCAGGCGCCTATCGCGCGGGGGCGCCGCGCGAAACGATCCGCTTCGCCATCGGCCAGTCGTCTCTGGGCGCGGTGCTCGTCGCGGCCAGCACGAAGGGCGTTTGCGCCATTTCGCTTGGCGACGACCCCGAAGATCTGCTGCGCGATCTGCAACATCGATTTCCGCGCGCGAGCCTCATCGGCGGCGATGAGTCGTTCGAACGCTATGTCGCCGCGGCGGTGGGCATGGTGGAGCGGCCGCAATCATCTTTCGATCTGCCGCTCGATATGCGCGGCACGGCCTTTCAGCAGCGCGTCTGGGCTGCGCTGCGCGACATTCCGGCGGGAGAGACGGCTAGCTACGCGGAGATCGCGAAACGCATCGGCGCGCCGACGGCGACGCGCGCGGTCGCGGGCGCCTGCGCGGCCAATCCGGTGTCGCTCGCGGTTCCCTGCCATCGCGTCGTGCGCAGCGACGGCGCGCTTTCCGGCTATTATTGGGGAGTGGAGCGCAAACGCGAGCTGCTCGAACGTGAACGCAAGCCGTGA